The Solibacillus sp. FSL R7-0668 genome includes the window ATGTTTAGTTTTGTAAAGGCGATTTCTGCTGGGCGTGAGCATTTAGAATATGAAAGCTTCATCCCGCAACCACCACAGGATTTACAATCGGATGAAAATATTTATGAAAAAGCATTAACACAGGATTTATTTTTCCACCATCCATATGAATCCTTTGCACCGATTGTTGATTTTATCGCAGAAGCAGCGAAGGATCCGAGCGTGCTTGCCATTAAGCAAACGCTGTACCGTGTGAGTGGGAACTCACCGATTATTCAAGCCTTGAAGCAAGCTGCGGAAAATGGAAAGCAAGTAACTGTGTTAGTTGAGTTAAAGGCTCGCTTTGATGAGGAAAATAATGTTCATTGGGCGAAGCAACTAGAGCAAGCAGGCTGTCTTGTGATTTACGGCATGAATAATTTAAAAACACATTCAAAAATTACATTAGTAGTGCGCCGTCGCCAAGGGAAAATCGAGCGCTTTGTGCATCTAGGTACAGGAAATTACAATGACGCCACAGCGAAAATTTATACGGATATGGGGATTATTACATGCAATAAAGAATTTGGGATTGATGCGACCAACTTCTTTAACTATTTAAGTGGTTATACAGAAAAGCCGGAATTCCATCATATTCGCGTATCACCATATGATATTCGTGATGAATTTATTGAATTAATTGATAAGGAAATTGCACTACATAAAAAATATGGCAATGGCTTTATTCGAGCAAAAATGAACTCCTTAACGGATAAGGATTTAATGATGAAGCTTTATGAAGCCTCAATTGCTGGTGTAAAAATCGAGCTAATCATTCGAGGGATTTGCTGTATTCGCCCGGGCATTCCAGGCATTTCAGAAAATATTACGGTCACGAGTATTGTTGGTCGCTTTCTAGAGCATTCACGTATCTTCTGGTTCCATCATAATGGCGAAAATAGCTTGTACCTATCTTCGGCTGATATGATGACGCGCAATATGATCAAGCGTGTCGAAATTTTATTCCCGATTTATGCTCCGGAAATTAAAAAACGTATTCAGCGTATAATGATGACACAGCTGGAAGACAACCAAAAAGCACGAATTCAAGATTCGAATGGGAAATACCATTACAAAGAAAATCACAATAGCGATGTGCGTATTAATAGCCAAGAAATATTCTTAGTTGAATCACTGGGAACAATTGTAGAAGAATAAGCCTTTATAAAGCTGAAAATAGAGCTTGAAGTAGAAAATTATATATTTTTCTATAATTTTAATCCTTTTTATAGTAAAATGAATTTATGAATGGTTGTTCATTTTATTGAAAAGGGGATGGGTGGATGTTACAGGGGAAGACGATTATTATTACAGGTGGCTCTAGCGGGATGGGGCTAGGTATGGCAAAGCAATTTGTGCAAGAGGGAGCAAATGTCGTCATTACGGGGCGTGATGCAGAGCGTTTAGCAAATGCGAAAGTAGAGATTTCGACGTTTGGCTCTAGCATTGAAACATTCCAAATGGACGTTCGAGAGCCAGAGCATGCGCAAGCGATGGTGGACTTTGCTGTCGAGAAATTTGGTCGAGTGGATAGTTTGGTAAATAATGCAGCCGGTAACTTTTTAGTGCATGCAGAAAAGCTGTCGCCAAACGGTTGGAAGGCTGTTATTGATATCGTCTTAAATGGAACGTTTTATTGTTCTTCAGCAGTTGGCCGTTATTGGATTGAAAATGGGATTAAGGGATCACTATTAAATATGGTTGCTACCTATGCTTGGGGTGCTGGCGCGGGTGTTATTCACTCAGCTGCGGCAAAGGCTGGCGTCCTTTCTCTTACGCGTACATTAGCCGTTGAATGGGGTAGTCAGTACGGAATCCGCTCTAATGCGATAGCGCCTGGGCCAATCGAACGTACAGGAGGCGCGGATAAGCTATGGGAATCAGAGGAGCAGGCAAAGCGTACCCTAAATTCTGTACCATTAAGACGACTAGGGACGCCTGAAGAAATTGCGGATTTAGCAACATTTATGCTGTCAGATAAGGCAGGCTATTTAAATGGTGAATGCATTACATTAGATGGCGGTCAATGGTTAAACCAGCATCCGTTTTAATTTGAATAGTTTCAGCTAAATAACCACATACTACCACTATCGTAAAAGGGGGCGTTAGTCGTGGGTATGTGGCTTTATCCAACAATTTTTATTTGTGTGATTCTCTGTCTGATTGGCTATTATTTAACGGTAAGAGTCGGACATAAAATTGAGCATAGTGGGGAAGAGCGGGATTCAGAAGTGCCTGATAAAATTGTAGAGCATCCATTTTTGCTCAATCCCATTGTCCTTTCCTATGCGGTGTTCTTAGCATTTACAGGAATCATTATTTTTTATTATTGGGCGCGTGGCTACTAAATATTCATGCATAACAGGACGAATTCGCTCGTCTTGTTATGCTTTTTCTTTTGCGCTACTGGGCATGTTTCTTAGTCAATGAATTAATGATTATGGTATGATAGATATATGGAAAACAATATGCACGAGAATTGTTGTTTACTTAAGCTTAAAATTTCTAAGAGTTAAGCGTTGATTTGCCCGTATTTACGGAGTCAAAGGAGTAGAATGTCATGATTTCAACGAACAACCGAGCGTTACTAGACATGCCGATTAAGGATTTTATTATTTCTTCTGAAAAGGTAGCACATGTTCAAAGTGGTAATAACGCAGAACATGCACTACTCGTATTAACGAAAACAGGTTATTCTTCAATTCCAGTTTTAGACTTAAAGTATCGTTTAAAGGGTCTACTTAGTACAAAAATGATAACAGAATCTATTTTAGGATTAGAACGAATTGAATATGAAAAACTAGCAGATATTCGGGTAGATGATGTGATGGAGCAAGATGTAGCGTATTTAAAAATTTCAGATACATTCCAACGTGCGCTTGATTTAGTCATTAATCATGCCTTTTTATGTGTAATCGATGAAGAAGGTACATTTGTCGGTATTATGACACGAAGAATTATCTTAAAACAATTAAAAAAGTATATGTATCAACAAAATGTGTAAGTAATCATTCCGTCGACAAAGTCCACATAGGATTTTGTCGACTTTTTAAGTAAGAAAGGAAGAATTAGATGACGGCGACAGAAGCGGAAATTATCAAGGTGCTGGCAGAGGAAAAAAATATGCGTAAGGCGGCCGAGCGTTTATTTTTAACACAGCCCGCTTTATCACAGCGGCTACAATCCATCGAAAAAGAATGGGGCTCCCAGCTATTTATTCGCTCACAAAAGGGATTAACAGCGACGCCAGCGGGGGAATTAGTCATTCAATATTCGAATGAGATGATCGTGAAGCGAGAAGAAATATTTGAATCGATTCAAGCGTTGCAGTCGAAAGTACATGGTACGCTAAAAATTGCCTGTGCATCGATTGTCGGTCAAAATTGGCTTCCAAAAGTATTAAAGGATTTTGTAACAAAATATCCTGATACGAAAATTTCACTTATGACAGGCTGGAGCTCAGAAATAGTCAAGGCACTGTATGATGGGGAAGCACATATCGGAATTGTCCGTGGGCAGGCGGATTGGAAGGGGAAAAAAATTCACTTATTCCGCGATATGATGTATTTAGTAGATAAGGAAATCCAAGACATGGAAGATATCATTACATCAGATCGCCCGTTTATTCAATTTAAAAGCGATTCCAACTATTATCAGGAAATTCAACAATGGTGGCAACGTCATTTTAACTACAAACCGAAGCATCAAATCATTGTAGACCAAATTGAAACATGTAAACAAATGGCGCTGAACGGGATTGGCTATGCCATTTTACCGTCCATTACGTTAAATGGTGAGGAAAAGGTGCATAAAATTCCGTTAACGAATTCAGAAAGTGATCATGGTTTGACCCGTGATACGTGGTTAATTGGCTACGAATCAACTTTTGAATTACGCCAGGTGGAGGCATTTGTCGATGTTGTCCAAGATCATGCCCGCTGTTTATATGATTATTCCAATGGGCAATCCTAAATAGTAGTTTTAATTTAACTGAAAATTTAGTACAATATTTCATGTTAAGAAAACTTACATATAAGAGGAGTGTCTCAATGGATAAATTAAATGCACAGCAAATTATTGATTATATTTCGCAGGCAAAAAAAGTTACACCGGTTAAAGTTTATGTAAAAGGTGCGGGTGTAGCTTATTTATCATATGGTCCAGATGCAAAAGTATTTGGTGAAGGCAATCATGCAGTCGTATTCGGTGAGTGGTCTCAAATTGAGGCAGCTTTAAAGGAATATGCAACACAAATTGAAGATTATGTTGTCGAAAGCGATCGTCGTAATTCAGGGGTGCCGTTATTAGACACAAAATCCATTAATGCCCGCATAGAGCCAGGTGCGATTATTCGTGATCAAGTAACGATTGGGGAGCAGGCTGTCATTATGATGGGTGCCATTATTAACATCGGTGCTGAAATTGGAGCCAAGACAATGATAGATATGGGCGTCGTATTAGGTGGGCGTGCTACAGTTGGGGCAAACTGTCATATTGGGGCAGGAACAGTGCTAGCAGGTGTAGTCGAACCGCCAAGTGCGTTACCAGTCGTTGTTGAAGATGATGTGGTCATTGGAGCGAATGCCGTTGTGCTAGAAGGTGTACGAATTGGTCAAGGCGCCGTAGTGGCAGCAGGTGCGATTGTTATTAAAGATGTAGCTCCTTACACAGTTGTCGCAGGCGTACCAGCGCGCGAAATTAAAAAGCTCGATGAAAAAACAAAATCCAAGACAGAAATTATCGATTCATTACGTAATTTATAAGCAGGTGCAACGATGACAAATCTAATTGAAATTCGCCGTGAGTTACATCAAATTCCTGAGATTGGCTTTGAAGAAATGAAAACACAGGCTTATTTATTAAATTTTATTGCACAATTGCCGCAAGAGTATATGCAAGTTGTGACGTGGAAAACGGGGATTGTCGTAGCGATTACAGGCACAAACCCAACAAAGCAAATTGGCTGGCGAACAGATATGGATGCATTGCCGATCTTTGAGGAAACTGCGTTAGACTTTCACTCGCAGCATGTAGGATTTATGCATGCTTGTGGCCATGATTGTCATATGGCCATCGCACTAGGCTTAGTCGAAGCATTTACTGTAAATCGTCCAACACAAAATGTTGTTATTTATTTCCAACCGGCTGAGGAAGGTCCGGGTGGTGCTGAGCCAATGCTTGAATGGCTACGACTCGAACAACCACAGCTTATAGCCGATGAAATTTATGCGCTGCATATTGCACCAGAATATCCAGTAGGTACAGTTGCGACAAAGCCAGGCTTACTTTTTGCCAATACATCTGAATTATTTATCGATTTAAAGGGTATTGGTGGGCACGCAGCCTTTCCCCATAAAACACGTGATATGACAGTGGCTGCAGCGAGTTGTATTATGCAGTTGCAAACGATTATTAGCCGAAATATCGACCCGATGGATAGTGCAGTTATTACTATCGGCAAAATGACTGCAGGCACAGTGCAAAACGTCATCGCCGAAAATGCTCGATTAGAGGGAACCATTCGTACGTTAAATGCCGATGCAATGACAGAGGTGAAGCGACGTATTGAGGCTATTTGCGCTGGTATTGAGGCAGCGTTTGAATGTCGTGTCTCCATTGATTATGGTTCGATGTATTACGAGGTGAATAATGATACGCGCTGTGCAAATGCGCTGCTTGCATTTGCACATGATTTCCCTGACGCTGTGAGCTATGAATGTCCAGCTGCAATGACTGGCGAGGATTTTGGTTA containing:
- a CDS encoding RNA degradosome polyphosphate kinase; this translates as MEKDPMFESESTKASIQILEEIAKPQYYNNRELSWLAFNERVLEEAEDMNNPLLERLKFLAIFSSNLDEFFMVRVAGLQDQIRAGFHKPENKSGLTPKEQLTKIAERTQALVRRQTEVYRHLVHDLLPKENVYVRDLKLLTPEQKNFLHELFDETIFPVLTPVAVDAYRPFPTLLGRTLNLLVLLENNNLDTEMLDKVAIVQVPSVLERFIKVPTQGNETVFVLLEDVISSNIDRLFFGYKVKSSQAFRLTRNADLTIHEEGAQDLLVEIEKELKKRKWGVGSRLEVRDGEMNDDVLEYLLDEFEIEESDVFKIDGPLDLTTMFSFVKAISAGREHLEYESFIPQPPQDLQSDENIYEKALTQDLFFHHPYESFAPIVDFIAEAAKDPSVLAIKQTLYRVSGNSPIIQALKQAAENGKQVTVLVELKARFDEENNVHWAKQLEQAGCLVIYGMNNLKTHSKITLVVRRRQGKIERFVHLGTGNYNDATAKIYTDMGIITCNKEFGIDATNFFNYLSGYTEKPEFHHIRVSPYDIRDEFIELIDKEIALHKKYGNGFIRAKMNSLTDKDLMMKLYEASIAGVKIELIIRGICCIRPGIPGISENITVTSIVGRFLEHSRIFWFHHNGENSLYLSSADMMTRNMIKRVEILFPIYAPEIKKRIQRIMMTQLEDNQKARIQDSNGKYHYKENHNSDVRINSQEIFLVESLGTIVEE
- the fadH gene encoding 2,4-dienoyl-CoA reductase is translated as MLQGKTIIITGGSSGMGLGMAKQFVQEGANVVITGRDAERLANAKVEISTFGSSIETFQMDVREPEHAQAMVDFAVEKFGRVDSLVNNAAGNFLVHAEKLSPNGWKAVIDIVLNGTFYCSSAVGRYWIENGIKGSLLNMVATYAWGAGAGVIHSAAAKAGVLSLTRTLAVEWGSQYGIRSNAIAPGPIERTGGADKLWESEEQAKRTLNSVPLRRLGTPEEIADLATFMLSDKAGYLNGECITLDGGQWLNQHPF
- a CDS encoding short-chain dehydrogenase, with product MGMWLYPTIFICVILCLIGYYLTVRVGHKIEHSGEERDSEVPDKIVEHPFLLNPIVLSYAVFLAFTGIIIFYYWARGY
- the cbpB gene encoding cyclic-di-AMP-binding protein CbpB; its protein translation is MISTNNRALLDMPIKDFIISSEKVAHVQSGNNAEHALLVLTKTGYSSIPVLDLKYRLKGLLSTKMITESILGLERIEYEKLADIRVDDVMEQDVAYLKISDTFQRALDLVINHAFLCVIDEEGTFVGIMTRRIILKQLKKYMYQQNV
- a CDS encoding LysR family transcriptional regulator, whose protein sequence is MTATEAEIIKVLAEEKNMRKAAERLFLTQPALSQRLQSIEKEWGSQLFIRSQKGLTATPAGELVIQYSNEMIVKREEIFESIQALQSKVHGTLKIACASIVGQNWLPKVLKDFVTKYPDTKISLMTGWSSEIVKALYDGEAHIGIVRGQADWKGKKIHLFRDMMYLVDKEIQDMEDIITSDRPFIQFKSDSNYYQEIQQWWQRHFNYKPKHQIIVDQIETCKQMALNGIGYAILPSITLNGEEKVHKIPLTNSESDHGLTRDTWLIGYESTFELRQVEAFVDVVQDHARCLYDYSNGQS
- the dapD gene encoding 2,3,4,5-tetrahydropyridine-2,6-dicarboxylate N-acetyltransferase; this translates as MDKLNAQQIIDYISQAKKVTPVKVYVKGAGVAYLSYGPDAKVFGEGNHAVVFGEWSQIEAALKEYATQIEDYVVESDRRNSGVPLLDTKSINARIEPGAIIRDQVTIGEQAVIMMGAIINIGAEIGAKTMIDMGVVLGGRATVGANCHIGAGTVLAGVVEPPSALPVVVEDDVVIGANAVVLEGVRIGQGAVVAAGAIVIKDVAPYTVVAGVPAREIKKLDEKTKSKTEIIDSLRNL
- a CDS encoding N-acetyldiaminopimelate deacetylase, with translation MTNLIEIRRELHQIPEIGFEEMKTQAYLLNFIAQLPQEYMQVVTWKTGIVVAITGTNPTKQIGWRTDMDALPIFEETALDFHSQHVGFMHACGHDCHMAIALGLVEAFTVNRPTQNVVIYFQPAEEGPGGAEPMLEWLRLEQPQLIADEIYALHIAPEYPVGTVATKPGLLFANTSELFIDLKGIGGHAAFPHKTRDMTVAAASCIMQLQTIISRNIDPMDSAVITIGKMTAGTVQNVIAENARLEGTIRTLNADAMTEVKRRIEAICAGIEAAFECRVSIDYGSMYYEVNNDTRCANALLAFAHDFPDAVSYECPAAMTGEDFGYFIKDIPGAMFWAGANCDYGLHHAKLAPDEALIPFNQKFVEAFIRSL